The following proteins come from a genomic window of Bacillales bacterium:
- a CDS encoding Glu/Leu/Phe/Val dehydrogenase yields the protein MVADKETAGNSEDLDQTDVLKSTQTVILEALEKLGYPNEVYELLKEPLRIMTVRIPVRMDDGSIKIFTGYRAQHNDAVGPTKGGVRFHPNVTEKEVKALSIWMSLKAGIVNLPYGGGKGGIVCDPREMSFRELEKLSRGYVRAISQIVGPTKDIPAPDVFTNSQIMAWMMDEYSRIREFDSPGFITGKPLVLGGSHGRESATAKGVTICIREAAKKKGLNLKDARVVVQGFGNAGSFLAKFMHDAGANVVAISDAYGALYDPNGLDIDYLLDRRDSFGTVTKLFKNTITNKELLELDCDILVPAAIENQITEQNAANVRASIVVEAANGPTTLGATKILTEKGVLLVPDVLASSGGVTVSYFEWVQNNQGYYWTEEEVERRLEEVMVNSFNNVYNTSKTRRVNMRLSAYMVGVRKMAEASRFRGWI from the coding sequence ATGGTAGCCGACAAGGAAACGGCAGGCAATTCGGAAGATCTCGATCAAACGGATGTGCTCAAATCCACGCAGACGGTCATTTTGGAAGCATTGGAGAAACTTGGTTATCCGAACGAAGTCTATGAATTGCTGAAAGAACCGTTGCGAATCATGACGGTGCGAATTCCGGTTCGCATGGACGACGGTTCGATCAAAATTTTTACCGGCTACCGGGCTCAGCACAACGACGCAGTTGGGCCGACGAAAGGCGGCGTTCGTTTTCATCCGAACGTGACGGAAAAAGAAGTGAAAGCGCTTTCGATTTGGATGAGTTTGAAGGCGGGTATCGTGAATTTGCCCTACGGCGGCGGAAAAGGCGGAATCGTATGCGATCCGCGGGAAATGTCGTTCCGGGAATTGGAGAAACTGAGCAGAGGTTACGTACGCGCAATCAGTCAAATCGTCGGGCCGACGAAAGACATTCCTGCGCCTGACGTGTTTACGAATTCACAAATTATGGCTTGGATGATGGATGAATACAGCCGCATCCGTGAATTCGATTCCCCAGGATTCATTACTGGCAAGCCGCTCGTTCTCGGAGGGTCGCACGGCAGAGAATCGGCAACCGCGAAAGGGGTGACGATATGTATTCGTGAAGCCGCCAAGAAAAAAGGACTCAATTTGAAGGACGCTCGTGTCGTCGTTCAAGGCTTTGGGAATGCGGGAAGTTTCCTCGCAAAATTCATGCATGACGCGGGAGCCAATGTCGTTGCGATTTCTGACGCGTATGGAGCGTTGTATGATCCAAATGGCCTTGACATTGATTACTTACTAGATAGAAGAGACAGTTTCGGAACGGTAACGAAATTGTTTAAAAATACGATCACCAACAAAGAATTGCTGGAACTTGATTGCGATATCCTCGTTCCGGCAGCGATCGAAAATCAAATTACGGAACAAAATGCCGCGAACGTCCGTGCGAGCATCGTCGTCGAAGCCGCGAACGGACCGACGACACTGGGAGCGACGAAGATTTTAACCGAAAAAGGCGTCCTGCTCGTTCCCGATGTGTTGGCGAGTTCCGGCGGCGTCACCGTCTCTTATTTCGAATGGGTGCAAAACAACCAAGGGTATTACTGGACCGAGGAAGAGGTGGAACGGCGTCTCGAGGAAGTGATGGTGAACTCATTCAATAATGTCTATAATACCTCGAAAACGAGACGCGTCAATATGCGTTTGTCTGCTTACATGGTCGGCGTGCGCAAAATGGCGGAAGCCTCCCGCTTTCGCGGTTGGATTTAA
- a CDS encoding YpdA family putative bacillithiol disulfide reductase, which yields MTEDAIIVGGGPCGLAAAIALQTKGFSPLVIEKENIVHSIYRYPTHQQFFSTAEKLEIGGVPFVIEQRKPKRNQALAYYREVVERKNVRIQAFETVKHVSRHDGGTFVVETDKNRYETAFVIIATGYYDSPNYMGVPGENLDKVFHYFKEAHPYFDKDVVVIGGKNSAVDATLELEKAGARVTVLYRGEDYSTSVKPWILPEFQSLIKNGKVKMVFGAEVKEITDDAVIYETEGEEKRIANDFVFAMTGYHPDHSFLKAIGVQVEKDSGRPVHDPETMETNVEGIFIAGVIAAGNNANEIFIENGRFHGNVIAAEIEKRTSRKPIVH from the coding sequence ATGACGGAAGATGCGATCATCGTCGGCGGAGGACCTTGCGGTTTGGCGGCAGCCATCGCTTTGCAAACGAAAGGGTTTTCTCCGCTCGTCATTGAAAAAGAAAACATTGTTCATTCAATTTACCGATATCCGACCCATCAACAATTTTTCAGCACGGCTGAAAAGCTGGAGATCGGCGGCGTACCGTTCGTTATTGAACAACGAAAGCCGAAGCGAAACCAGGCGCTGGCGTATTACCGGGAAGTCGTCGAGCGGAAAAACGTTCGGATTCAAGCTTTTGAAACGGTGAAACACGTGTCCAGACATGACGGCGGGACGTTTGTTGTCGAAACGGATAAGAATCGGTATGAGACGGCGTTTGTGATCATAGCTACCGGCTATTACGACAGTCCGAACTACATGGGCGTTCCCGGCGAAAATCTCGATAAGGTGTTTCATTATTTTAAAGAGGCTCACCCGTATTTCGATAAAGATGTTGTTGTCATCGGCGGGAAAAATTCGGCGGTCGATGCGACGTTGGAATTGGAAAAGGCGGGTGCACGCGTAACGGTGCTCTATCGCGGCGAGGATTATTCGACGAGCGTGAAACCGTGGATTTTGCCCGAGTTTCAATCGTTGATCAAGAACGGTAAGGTGAAAATGGTATTCGGTGCCGAAGTGAAAGAAATTACGGATGACGCGGTGATTTATGAAACAGAGGGCGAAGAAAAGCGGATCGCCAACGATTTCGTGTTCGCCATGACCGGCTACCATCCCGATCATTCGTTCTTGAAAGCGATCGGCGTTCAAGTTGAAAAAGATTCCGGGCGGCCGGTGCACGACCCGGAAACGATGGAAACGAACGTGGAAGGCATTTTTATCGCCGGTGTCATTGCGGCCGGAAACAACGCGAATGAAATTTTTATTGAAAACGGCCGTTTTCATGGAAACGTGATTGCGGCGGAAATTGAAAAGCGAACGTCGAGAAAACCGATCGTCCATTGA
- the prsW gene encoding glutamic-type intramembrane protease PrsW yields the protein MVSMVAAAIAPGFALLCFFYLKDRYESEPISMVLRTFLFGALLVFPVMFIQYAFQFEGILQAPFVKAFVLSGTLEEFLKWFILYYTAYQHVEFNERYDGIVYGVAVSLGFATAENFFYLYAYGIDEAFWRALLPVSSHALFGVIMGYYLGKAKFFTTASRQRRFVWISLLAAVLLHGVYDYILFVYEHWVSVMIPFMLYLWWSSLRKVKLAHRDQRPANDAGIM from the coding sequence ATGGTTTCAATGGTTGCGGCGGCGATCGCGCCCGGATTTGCCTTGCTCTGTTTTTTTTATTTGAAAGACCGCTATGAGTCGGAACCGATTTCGATGGTGCTCAGGACGTTTTTGTTTGGGGCACTTCTCGTGTTTCCGGTCATGTTTATTCAATATGCTTTCCAATTCGAAGGCATATTGCAGGCACCTTTTGTGAAGGCTTTTGTCTTATCGGGGACGCTTGAAGAATTTTTGAAATGGTTCATTTTGTATTATACGGCTTATCAACATGTTGAATTTAACGAGCGTTATGACGGCATTGTGTACGGGGTGGCTGTATCGCTCGGATTCGCAACGGCGGAAAACTTTTTTTATTTGTACGCCTACGGGATCGATGAAGCCTTTTGGCGTGCGCTGTTACCGGTTTCCAGCCATGCGTTGTTCGGTGTCATCATGGGATATTATTTAGGGAAAGCGAAATTTTTTACAACGGCTTCGCGCCAGCGTCGTTTCGTGTGGATTTCACTTCTTGCTGCCGTTCTGTTGCACGGAGTCTATGATTACATTCTCTTCGTTTACGAGCATTGGGTTTCCGTGATGATCCCGTTCATGCTTTATTTATGGTGGAGTTCACTTAGAAAGGTAAAATTGGCCCACCGAGATCAGCGTCCGGCAAACGATGCCGGCATCATGTGA
- the sleB gene encoding spore cortex-lytic enzyme, protein MGRRSRLVKGLTVGLLLVSLIGVSGPEPQRAAAFTDQVIQKGATGLNVVELQARLQYIGYYKGQIDGIFGWGTYWALRNFQQNYGLKVDGLAGLKTRQKLVSVTKYDEQWIRSQLRKGRRFTYYGGVKRSSHARNEKHGSGGGGGVVSRAQNVPQGFSQSDINLMVRMVYAESKGEPYIGKVAVAAVILNRIDSPKFPNTIPGVIYEPLAFSSVADGQLWVGQPKQESKKAVIDALNGWDPSNGALYYFNPAKATSDWIWSRPQIKKIGEHIFTK, encoded by the coding sequence ATGGGACGGCGATCGCGCTTGGTGAAAGGGTTGACCGTAGGCTTGCTACTCGTCTCATTGATCGGCGTTTCCGGACCGGAACCACAGCGCGCAGCGGCATTTACGGATCAAGTGATCCAAAAGGGCGCAACCGGTTTGAACGTTGTTGAATTGCAGGCAAGATTGCAATACATCGGTTATTACAAAGGACAAATCGACGGGATCTTCGGTTGGGGAACGTATTGGGCGCTGAGAAATTTTCAACAAAATTACGGGTTAAAAGTGGACGGATTGGCAGGCTTGAAAACGAGGCAAAAACTCGTCTCGGTGACGAAATATGACGAACAGTGGATTCGAAGTCAATTGCGAAAAGGTCGTCGATTTACGTATTACGGCGGTGTGAAAAGAAGTTCCCATGCCCGTAATGAGAAACACGGCAGCGGCGGCGGCGGAGGTGTCGTGTCGCGTGCACAAAACGTGCCGCAAGGGTTTTCTCAAAGCGACATTAATTTAATGGTGCGCATGGTATATGCGGAATCCAAAGGTGAACCATACATTGGCAAAGTGGCTGTTGCCGCGGTCATTTTGAATCGCATTGACAGCCCGAAATTCCCGAATACGATCCCCGGAGTCATATATGAACCGCTCGCATTCAGTTCGGTCGCCGACGGCCAATTATGGGTCGGGCAGCCGAAACAAGAATCGAAGAAAGCGGTGATCGATGCTTTGAACGGCTGGGATCCGTCAAATGGAGCTTTGTATTACTTTAACCCCGCAAAAGCGACTTCAGACTGGATTTGGTCGCGGCCGCAAATCAAGAAAATCGGGGAACATATTTTTACGAAATAA
- the ypeB gene encoding germination protein YpeB: MARTVTIAVLAIVILATGYWGYQEHQQKNAVLIQAENQYQQAFHNLVYHVDQLQDQIGASLVMGTSRTQAPQLAEVWRTTALAHADVGRLPLSLIPFNDTEAFLSNIGEFSYRVSARNLSKQPLTSSEYERLERLYKRSSQIEQQLRSVQAIMMKNDLRWMDVKMALASGKNPADNTVIDGLKTMDRNVEKFEDVNWDPELAEKSELRRERLNHLAGEKISRQEAKRIAVEFSEIDNPGSIRVRETGKGGNYAAYSVSMYNPKTKTRMQADISKHGGRLLWMIQERIPGKRKVSLHEAMLNAKRFLKRHGIKDMEMTESEQYDDDGIFTFVKKQNGVRIYPESIRLKVSLTHGRVIAYDASNYIAFQSNEADRKPKMGKTEVVKNLNDRVDVKIVRPAVIFNDFGKKVLCYEIIGTLNNDTYRVFLNADTGKEEQVKKMQNPSAIYQPA; encoded by the coding sequence ATGGCACGTACCGTCACAATCGCCGTGCTGGCGATCGTTATTTTAGCCACCGGATATTGGGGGTACCAAGAACATCAACAAAAAAACGCCGTCTTAATTCAAGCGGAAAACCAATACCAGCAAGCGTTTCACAATCTCGTATACCATGTCGATCAATTGCAAGACCAAATCGGCGCATCTCTTGTGATGGGGACTTCGCGGACGCAAGCACCGCAACTGGCGGAAGTTTGGCGGACGACGGCATTGGCGCATGCCGATGTCGGCAGGCTGCCGTTGAGTCTCATTCCTTTCAACGATACGGAAGCGTTTTTGTCGAATATTGGAGAATTCAGTTACCGCGTATCGGCGAGAAACTTAAGCAAACAGCCGTTGACGAGCAGTGAATATGAGCGGCTGGAACGGTTGTACAAGCGGTCGTCGCAAATCGAGCAGCAACTGCGCAGCGTTCAAGCGATTATGATGAAAAATGACTTGCGATGGATGGACGTGAAAATGGCGCTCGCTTCGGGAAAGAATCCAGCGGACAATACGGTGATCGACGGATTGAAGACGATGGACCGTAACGTCGAAAAGTTCGAAGATGTCAATTGGGATCCGGAGCTTGCGGAGAAGTCGGAACTTCGCAGAGAACGGTTGAATCACTTGGCTGGCGAAAAGATTTCGCGCCAAGAGGCGAAACGGATCGCCGTCGAGTTCTCGGAAATTGATAATCCGGGCAGCATTCGCGTGAGGGAAACAGGGAAAGGCGGAAATTACGCGGCCTATTCCGTTTCGATGTACAATCCGAAAACAAAAACACGAATGCAAGCCGATATAAGCAAACACGGAGGTCGGCTTTTATGGATGATCCAAGAACGGATTCCCGGTAAACGTAAAGTCAGTTTGCACGAAGCGATGTTGAACGCGAAACGGTTTCTGAAGCGTCACGGGATTAAGGACATGGAAATGACCGAAAGCGAGCAATACGACGACGACGGGATTTTTACATTTGTCAAAAAGCAAAACGGCGTGCGCATTTATCCGGAATCCATCCGATTGAAAGTTTCGTTAACGCACGGAAGGGTCATTGCTTACGATGCTTCCAATTACATTGCGTTCCAGTCGAATGAAGCGGACCGAAAACCGAAAATGGGCAAAACGGAAGTCGTGAAGAATTTAAACGATCGCGTCGACGTCAAGATCGTAAGACCTGCAGTGATCTTCAATGATTTCGGGAAGAAAGTACTCTGTTATGAAATCATCGGAACTTTGAACAACGATACGTATCGCGTGTTCTTGAACGCCGATACCGGTAAGGAAGAACAAGTGAAAAAAATGCAAAATCCGAGCGCGATTTATCAACCTGCGTAA
- a CDS encoding PilZ domain-containing protein, which yields MKIGAMLHLQRDKEKYRCRLVELSEDCLFIDLPVHMKTRRTSSFHVGDTLTVSYVADDGALNLFQTVVEERKAGRIPMLLLKKPLEKEIERIQRRQFVRIDGVIDVALHPLKEHFPPFTTTSLDISAGGMAVNLPKEHGLKENMQVKCWMVLPMDSGEIEYLRLDGLVVRILQSEDGRNEKASLKFIDMAESDRTHVIRYCFEQQLLLKRKGLERQV from the coding sequence ATGAAGATCGGGGCCATGCTGCACTTGCAGCGCGACAAGGAGAAATACCGGTGCCGTCTCGTCGAGTTGAGCGAGGATTGTCTTTTCATTGATCTTCCGGTTCATATGAAGACGAGAAGGACGAGCTCGTTTCATGTCGGCGATACGTTAACGGTATCCTACGTCGCTGACGACGGAGCGTTGAACCTTTTTCAAACGGTAGTTGAAGAAAGAAAGGCCGGCAGAATTCCGATGCTGCTGTTGAAAAAACCGCTGGAAAAAGAGATTGAACGCATCCAACGAAGGCAGTTCGTCCGCATCGACGGTGTGATCGACGTTGCGCTTCACCCGTTGAAAGAACATTTTCCGCCGTTCACGACGACCTCGCTTGACATAAGCGCGGGAGGAATGGCCGTGAATTTGCCGAAAGAACACGGGTTGAAAGAAAACATGCAAGTGAAATGCTGGATGGTTCTCCCGATGGATTCCGGCGAGATTGAGTATTTGCGTCTCGATGGTTTGGTCGTGCGGATCCTTCAATCAGAAGACGGCAGAAACGAGAAGGCATCACTGAAATTTATCGATATGGCGGAATCGGATCGGACCCATGTCATCCGCTATTGTTTTGAACAGCAGCTTCTTTTGAAAAGGAAAGGATTGGAACGTCAAGTATAA
- a CDS encoding DUF5359 family protein, whose translation MWKSILFFEKWVKKLIVVQLVFLVVAQVLLHFHAIVPYVNEAVVYEGVIDLLKPAAESVMRLLFGPDSGTI comes from the coding sequence ATGTGGAAGTCGATTCTTTTTTTTGAAAAATGGGTCAAAAAGCTCATTGTCGTTCAACTCGTTTTTCTTGTCGTTGCGCAAGTGTTGTTGCATTTTCATGCAATTGTTCCCTACGTAAACGAAGCCGTTGTGTACGAAGGAGTGATTGATTTATTGAAACCCGCTGCTGAATCCGTCATGCGTTTACTGTTTGGACCGGATTCCGGCACCATTTAA
- the cmk gene encoding (d)CMP kinase, translated as MEEKICIAIDGPAAAGKSTVAKTVARRLGYVYIDTGAMYRALTLKVLNGSIDPEDEKAVASVLENTAIELIQGNAEQRIMLDGTDVTEEIRTDAVSNNVSFVARHKEIRREMVRRQRSLALDGGVVMDGRDIGTNVLPHAEVKIFLSASVEVRAERRHKENRSKGLASDFEQLKKDIEIRDRRDSERQEAPLVKAEDAVELDTTALMIDEVVEAVLRIVAERVGER; from the coding sequence ATGGAAGAGAAGATTTGCATTGCCATTGACGGTCCGGCAGCGGCCGGGAAAAGCACCGTTGCCAAAACGGTAGCCCGCCGGCTCGGGTACGTTTACATTGATACCGGTGCCATGTACCGGGCATTAACGCTAAAAGTTTTGAATGGCAGCATCGATCCCGAAGATGAAAAGGCGGTTGCCTCGGTCTTGGAAAATACGGCGATCGAATTGATTCAAGGGAATGCGGAACAGCGCATTATGCTCGACGGGACGGACGTGACGGAAGAAATTCGCACGGATGCAGTGAGCAACAACGTGTCATTCGTCGCCCGGCATAAGGAAATCCGCAGGGAAATGGTACGAAGGCAGCGTTCCCTCGCCTTAGACGGCGGTGTCGTCATGGATGGCAGGGACATCGGCACGAACGTCCTTCCGCACGCGGAAGTGAAAATCTTTCTTTCCGCTTCCGTCGAAGTCCGGGCAGAGAGAAGGCATAAGGAAAATCGCAGCAAAGGGCTTGCGTCAGATTTTGAACAACTTAAGAAAGACATCGAAATACGCGACCGCAGGGATTCCGAACGACAGGAAGCGCCGCTTGTGAAAGCGGAGGACGCTGTTGAATTGGATACGACGGCATTAATGATTGACGAAGTCGTCGAAGCGGTGTTGAGGATCGTCGCGGAAAGGGTTGGCGAACGTTGA
- a CDS encoding lysophospholipid acyltransferase family protein yields MSLYEIVKPYVRLYFKLVNRIEVIGADRVPKEGGVLLCGNHINNLDPPLLGSVTPRSVHFMAKAELFDAPVLKVILPRIHAFPVKRGAGDRQALRDGLNLLDEGRVLGLFPEGTRSKTGKLGKGLSGAGFFALRSQAHVVPCAIIGSYVPFRKIRIVFGEPIDFAELRSQRTSAAVATEKIMQAIRLLIDEHGSDA; encoded by the coding sequence TTGAGCTTATATGAAATTGTGAAACCGTACGTTCGTTTGTATTTCAAGCTCGTGAACCGGATCGAGGTGATCGGCGCGGACCGTGTGCCGAAAGAAGGGGGCGTTCTTTTATGCGGAAATCATATCAATAACCTTGATCCTCCTTTGCTCGGTTCCGTTACGCCGCGCAGCGTACATTTCATGGCGAAAGCCGAGCTTTTCGACGCTCCGGTTTTAAAAGTGATTCTTCCGCGCATTCACGCCTTTCCCGTAAAAAGAGGCGCTGGCGACAGGCAAGCGTTGCGTGACGGTCTGAACCTTTTGGACGAGGGCCGGGTACTTGGTCTTTTTCCGGAAGGCACGAGAAGCAAGACGGGGAAACTGGGGAAAGGGTTGTCGGGTGCCGGTTTTTTCGCCTTGCGGTCGCAGGCTCACGTAGTTCCATGCGCGATCATCGGTTCTTACGTCCCGTTCAGGAAAATCCGCATTGTTTTCGGAGAGCCGATCGATTTTGCCGAATTGCGGTCGCAGAGAACCTCTGCGGCGGTTGCGACTGAAAAGATCATGCAAGCCATTCGCCTACTCATTGACGAGCACGGTTCAGATGCTTGA